CAAGGCAACGCCGGTGCCCGGCACCACTACGCCAGAGCCGAAACCAGCATAGTTCGATTGGATGAATGACACCATCATCCCGGAGGCATCCGCAGCACTTAGATATACCGTGCCGCCATGTTTGGGCGCCCCTGCGCCAAAATCCTGCGCCCTGTTGGGATCAATCAGCCGTGCGCGGGATGCGAGATAGGCGTCGTCCAGCAGATCATCAGCGCTGATGCCAGTCATTGCCGCCGGGTCGGCAACATAGGCTTCGGCGTCGCGCAGGGCCAGTTTCATCGCCTCGATCTGAAGATGAAAGGCGGCAGGATCATCAGCCGACATATCACGGATATTGGTCTGGCCAAGGATGCCCAGCCCCATCAGGGCGGCGATTCCCTGACCATTGGGCGGGATCTCATGCAGGGTTACATCGTCGAAAGACTTGGAAATTGTACCGCACCAGTCCGGCTGGTGGTTCGCCAGATCGGCAAGTGACAGCGCCGCACCGTGTTGGGCGGCAAAATCCGCGATCTCCTGCGCAATCTCACCCTCATAAAACGCGCGGCCCTTGGTTTCTGCAATTAAACGCAGCGTGCGGGCGTGGCCGGGGCTGCTGAAATATTCACCCGCTTTGGGCGCGCGGCCCTGCGGCATGAAGGTTTCGGCAAATCCGGGTTGCTGGCCCAGCTCCTCAGCGGCACGGGCCCAAAGCGCGGCAATAACCGGTGTGACGGGAAAACCGTCTTCTGCATAGTGGATGGCGGGTTCGAACAGGGTTTCGAAAGGCAATGTGCCAAAACGTTCCGACAGGGCCACCCAAGAGGACACAGCACCGGGTACGGTCACTGATTCCCAGCCGCGAAATGGCATTTCCTTTAGCCCCGTAAACCGCGCAGCATCCCATGCCGCTGGCGCACGTCCAGAGGCGTTGAGCCCATGCAATGCGTCCCCATCCCAAAGAATCGCGAAGGCGTCTGATCCGATGCCGTTGCCGGTGGGTTCCAATACGGTCAGCGCAATAGCACTCGCCAAGGCCGCGTCCACCGCATTGCCGCCTCGCGCCAGCATCGACAACCCCGCCTGCGCCGCAAGCGGGTGTGAGGTGGCCACCATATTATCGGCCAGAACCGCAGAACGGCGGGAAGGATAGGGCGGGTTGGCACATAGCTGCATGGGCTGGCTTTCTTGGGCAGGTCAGGGTTGCCAGAGCATAGCGCCCGCCAAGGCCAAAGCGCCAGCAGGATCCTGCGCAAGGCCAGCCTAT
This DNA window, taken from Sulfitobacter pacificus, encodes the following:
- a CDS encoding gamma-glutamyltransferase family protein, which gives rise to MQLCANPPYPSRRSAVLADNMVATSHPLAAQAGLSMLARGGNAVDAALASAIALTVLEPTGNGIGSDAFAILWDGDALHGLNASGRAPAAWDAARFTGLKEMPFRGWESVTVPGAVSSWVALSERFGTLPFETLFEPAIHYAEDGFPVTPVIAALWARAAEELGQQPGFAETFMPQGRAPKAGEYFSSPGHARTLRLIAETKGRAFYEGEIAQEIADFAAQHGAALSLADLANHQPDWCGTISKSFDDVTLHEIPPNGQGIAALMGLGILGQTNIRDMSADDPAAFHLQIEAMKLALRDAEAYVADPAAMTGISADDLLDDAYLASRARLIDPNRAQDFGAGAPKHGGTVYLSAADASGMMVSFIQSNYAGFGSGVVVPGTGVALQNRGAGFSLDPNHQNVVAGGKRPFQTIIPGFLMQGDAPLMSFGVMGGPMQAQGHVQMVLRTQLWDQDVQMAADAPRWRVTDGLGVACETTVPAATITALRALGHNISLEAPDNAFGFGGAQLIHRLGTRGYAGGSDPRKDGAAMGY